In Flavobacterium cerinum, one genomic interval encodes:
- a CDS encoding DUF4129 domain-containing protein, with amino-acid sequence MNKILLYIILITTSFIAYPQANTEEVIPYTEQENRYVEMYSDTTSVTPLQFRPQFKENYSGSDFQYETMVKDRSSWEKFKNWFLYWLSRIFSFGFNKTSSSALEITLKIIAFLIILFVVYMIAKSIINKEGSWIFGKSSKKKIDTSDIEQEDIHMINFEKMIRDSKNNNDYRLAIRYYYLWLLKRLTDKTVIEWDIEKTNSDYLYEISDLKLRKDFAYLSYIYDYSWYGEFTLDETAFIRSEKAFLNTFNSL; translated from the coding sequence GTGAATAAAATTCTTTTATATATAATCCTGATTACAACCTCTTTTATTGCTTATCCGCAAGCCAATACAGAAGAGGTAATTCCTTATACCGAACAGGAAAACCGATATGTGGAAATGTATTCGGATACTACTTCTGTTACACCGTTACAATTTCGACCGCAATTTAAAGAAAACTATTCCGGTAGTGATTTTCAGTATGAAACGATGGTAAAAGATCGTAGTAGCTGGGAAAAATTCAAAAACTGGTTCTTGTATTGGCTTAGCCGTATTTTTTCCTTTGGCTTTAATAAAACCAGTTCCTCTGCTCTGGAAATCACACTAAAGATAATCGCCTTTCTGATTATTCTGTTTGTCGTTTATATGATTGCTAAATCCATTATCAACAAAGAAGGAAGCTGGATATTCGGCAAATCATCGAAAAAGAAGATTGACACTTCCGACATCGAACAGGAAGACATTCACATGATCAACTTTGAAAAGATGATCCGTGATTCTAAAAACAATAACGATTACCGATTGGCTATTCGTTATTATTATTTGTGGCTTTTAAAACGCTTAACCGATAAAACCGTAATTGAATGGGATATCGAAAAAACTAACTCGGATTATCTGTATGAAATCAGTGATTTGAAGCTACGCAAAGACTTTGCTTACCTTTCGTATATCTATGATTATAGTTGGTATGGTGAATTTACACTGGACGAGACTGCTTTTATCCGATCGGAAAAGGCATTCCTGAACACTTTTAATTCCTTATAA
- a CDS encoding trimeric intracellular cation channel family protein, whose product MFQLLDILGTMAFALSGALTAMNKKMDPFGVFIIAFVTAVGGGTLRDVLIGRTPVGWMQNLDYVYMITIGYFLALVFRKSLDKLRTSLFLFDTVGLGVFTLIGLEKGIAIHLHPIICIALGTMTACFGGVIRDILCNDIPVIFRKEIYATICIIGGVVFFLLRKWNVQEDVLYLTTSVVIIVIRLMAVKFQWSLPTLEHRNPPNG is encoded by the coding sequence ATGTTTCAACTATTGGATATTTTAGGGACGATGGCTTTTGCGCTATCCGGAGCTTTGACGGCCATGAATAAAAAAATGGATCCGTTCGGCGTGTTTATTATTGCCTTCGTAACAGCTGTGGGCGGTGGTACTTTACGCGATGTACTGATCGGAAGAACTCCGGTTGGCTGGATGCAAAATCTGGATTATGTTTATATGATTACCATCGGCTATTTTTTAGCTTTGGTATTCCGTAAAAGTTTAGATAAACTGCGAACCTCACTGTTTTTGTTTGATACGGTAGGATTAGGTGTTTTTACCTTAATCGGATTGGAAAAAGGGATTGCAATTCATCTGCATCCGATTATCTGTATCGCATTGGGTACGATGACAGCTTGTTTCGGTGGTGTGATACGCGATATTCTTTGTAATGATATACCGGTTATTTTTCGAAAAGAAATCTATGCCACGATATGTATTATTGGCGGTGTTGTGTTTTTCCTGTTGCGAAAATGGAATGTTCAGGAAGATGTTTTGTATCTGACAACTTCGGTTGTTATTATTGTAATCCGACTAATGGCGGTTAAATTCCAATGGTCGTTACCAACACTGGAACATCGGAACCCGCCTAACGGGTAA
- a CDS encoding RDD family protein, whose translation MSELSIVTTQNVSISFKTATIGERIVAEILDTLVKIAYFIVVIYVLFYLFDLNKYFNGADQWTISAILMLLALPVMLYSLLQESLLEGQTIGKKVMKIKVIKIDGYQAGFGDYLIRWLFRIVEISIGSGVIGLISILVSKKSQRLGDMAAGTAVISLKQNININHTILQEIDAGYVPIYDLVIKLSDNDVRIVKETFESALAAEDFTIIYKLREKIEAVTGIKSQSGNDSDFIRTILKDYNYYTRNM comes from the coding sequence ATGTCAGAATTATCCATCGTTACAACACAAAATGTTAGTATAAGTTTTAAAACGGCTACAATAGGTGAAAGAATCGTAGCGGAAATTTTGGATACACTGGTAAAAATTGCCTATTTTATAGTTGTTATTTATGTTCTTTTCTATCTTTTTGACTTGAACAAGTACTTTAATGGAGCAGATCAATGGACAATCAGTGCTATACTAATGCTGTTGGCTTTACCGGTTATGCTTTACTCTTTGTTGCAGGAAAGTTTACTGGAAGGGCAAACCATCGGTAAAAAAGTAATGAAAATAAAAGTGATCAAAATTGATGGTTATCAGGCCGGTTTCGGTGATTATCTGATCCGTTGGCTGTTTCGCATTGTGGAGATTAGTATCGGAAGTGGTGTTATTGGTCTGATCAGTATTTTAGTCAGTAAAAAAAGTCAGCGATTGGGTGATATGGCAGCCGGAACAGCGGTAATCAGTCTGAAACAAAATATCAATATCAATCATACGATACTTCAGGAAATCGATGCCGGTTATGTGCCGATATACGATTTGGTGATCAAACTTTCGGATAACGATGTACGAATTGTAAAGGAAACTTTTGAATCGGCTTTAGCAGCAGAGGATTTTACGATTATTTATAAACTGAGAGAAAAGATAGAAGCTGTAACCGGAATCAAAAGTCAATCCGGAAACGACAGTGATTTTATCCGAACTATTTTAAAAGATTACAATTACTATACCCGTAATATGTAA
- a CDS encoding stage II sporulation protein M translates to MREVAFIKQNKEKWLEFEQAIFGKSKKNPDELASLYIHLMNDLAYAQTYYTKSKTVVYLNYLASQTYQKVYKTKREETNRLVYFFKTEVPMLVYQYRRYLLYAFILFFVCTGIGVLSAHNDATFVRLILGDGYVNTTLENIKDGNPVAIYKSGSDWGSFIGITINNLMVGMRCYIYGVFGGIGTFFVLIQNAIMLGSFQYFFYQQNVFWESVRGIWIHGAMEIFAIVIESAAGFILGASILFPQTFSRLHSFKTGLKNSLKIFLSTMPFTIAAGFLEGFITRYSIVMPRSLNVFIILGTLALISFYYLIYPYIVNKKITKKHVSAL, encoded by the coding sequence ATGAGAGAAGTTGCATTTATAAAACAAAATAAAGAAAAATGGCTTGAATTTGAGCAAGCAATTTTCGGTAAATCTAAGAAAAATCCTGATGAGCTTGCCAGTTTATATATTCATCTGATGAATGATCTGGCTTATGCTCAAACCTATTATACTAAAAGTAAGACGGTTGTTTACCTGAATTATCTGGCATCACAAACTTACCAAAAAGTTTACAAAACCAAAAGAGAGGAAACCAATCGTCTGGTCTATTTTTTTAAAACAGAAGTACCGATGCTGGTTTATCAGTACCGGCGTTATCTTTTGTATGCTTTTATCCTATTCTTTGTCTGTACCGGAATTGGCGTATTATCAGCTCATAATGACGCTACTTTTGTTCGTCTTATTTTGGGTGACGGTTATGTAAATACTACTTTGGAAAACATTAAAGACGGTAATCCCGTAGCGATATATAAAAGCGGAAGTGATTGGGGCAGTTTTATCGGCATTACCATTAACAATCTAATGGTAGGAATGCGCTGTTATATTTATGGTGTTTTTGGCGGAATCGGAACCTTTTTTGTCCTGATACAAAATGCTATTATGCTGGGCTCTTTTCAATACTTTTTTTACCAACAAAATGTTTTCTGGGAAAGTGTACGCGGAATCTGGATTCACGGAGCGATGGAAATTTTTGCCATCGTTATCGAATCGGCAGCCGGATTTATTTTAGGAGCCAGTATTTTATTCCCGCAAACATTCTCCAGACTGCATTCGTTTAAAACCGGATTAAAAAACAGCCTAAAAATCTTTTTGAGTACGATGCCGTTTACAATTGCAGCCGGATTCCTGGAAGGTTTTATCACTCGGTATTCCATCGTGATGCCTCGCTCTTTAAATGTATTTATCATTTTAGGAACTCTGGCTCTTATTTCCTTTTATTATTTGATTTACCCTTATATTGTCAATAAAAAAATAACCAAAAAACATGTTTCAGCTCTTTAA
- a CDS encoding oligosaccharide flippase family protein — protein MSGNSQTAYRHILKATSIFGGVQVFNILVSIIRSKIIAVLIGPAGMGIAGLLNATLNLIGGFSNLGLETSAVKDISIAKTQGPEKVARIIKVFSTLLFWAGILGAGITILLSPWLSQLSFGNYEYIFSFILVAIALFFRQLSVRNTTILQGLQNHKYFAKSSLYGNAIGLLLIVPLYYFWKTEAIAPVIIATYLIMYLVTAFFVKKLQIKKVSLASGEIVQEGKSMLQLGFMLSLNSIYILIAGYILQIFISNTGSVSEVGLFNAGFVIINTYVGLIFNAMGTDYYPKLAAISSDLQKINVFVNQQIYVAVLLITPVIIAFIIVMPYMIIALYSAKFLPIIAMVKWGIVGMLFKAVSWSLGYIMIVKDDSRMFIKTALFFNSLSILLNLLGYYYYGLEGLGISSLLYYIIHLVVIIAITRKRYNVYFENAFNKVFLLSSIMCILVFLLSDLDNLLLRYGLQVFLFLLASLYSVYQLDKKMDIRGVVNRFLKQKKDGHL, from the coding sequence ATGTCCGGAAACAGCCAAACAGCATATCGACATATCTTAAAAGCAACTTCTATCTTTGGAGGTGTACAGGTATTCAATATACTGGTTTCGATTATCCGTTCCAAAATCATAGCCGTTTTAATAGGCCCGGCGGGAATGGGAATTGCAGGATTACTTAATGCAACATTAAATCTTATCGGCGGGTTTTCTAACCTCGGATTGGAAACGAGTGCTGTAAAAGATATTTCGATAGCCAAAACACAAGGTCCGGAGAAGGTCGCCAGAATAATAAAGGTGTTTTCAACATTACTTTTTTGGGCGGGAATTTTAGGAGCGGGAATTACGATACTACTGTCACCCTGGCTTAGTCAACTTTCTTTTGGAAATTATGAATACATTTTTTCATTTATACTAGTAGCGATAGCATTATTTTTCAGACAATTATCTGTCAGGAATACGACAATACTACAAGGATTACAAAATCATAAATACTTTGCAAAATCAAGTCTTTACGGTAATGCTATAGGGCTGCTGCTGATTGTTCCGTTATATTATTTCTGGAAAACAGAAGCCATCGCACCGGTTATTATTGCTACCTATTTGATCATGTATTTGGTTACGGCTTTTTTTGTAAAAAAGCTGCAAATAAAAAAAGTAAGTCTGGCTTCCGGAGAAATCGTACAAGAAGGAAAAAGCATGTTGCAATTAGGATTTATGCTGAGTTTAAACAGTATTTACATTTTAATTGCCGGTTATATCCTTCAGATTTTTATAAGTAATACCGGAAGTGTCAGTGAAGTAGGCTTGTTTAACGCCGGTTTTGTCATCATTAATACCTATGTTGGATTGATATTCAACGCCATGGGAACCGATTATTACCCGAAGTTGGCCGCGATATCGAGCGATCTTCAAAAAATAAATGTCTTTGTAAACCAACAAATTTACGTAGCCGTTTTATTAATAACACCGGTGATTATCGCATTTATAATTGTAATGCCTTACATGATCATCGCATTGTATTCGGCTAAGTTTTTACCGATAATTGCCATGGTAAAATGGGGAATAGTAGGAATGCTCTTTAAAGCGGTTTCCTGGTCATTGGGTTATATTATGATTGTAAAAGATGATTCCCGAATGTTTATAAAAACAGCATTATTCTTTAACAGCTTGTCCATATTGTTAAACCTGTTGGGCTATTATTACTATGGATTGGAAGGGTTAGGAATAAGCTCACTACTATATTACATTATTCATCTGGTGGTTATAATTGCGATTACACGTAAAAGATATAACGTATATTTTGAAAACGCATTCAATAAAGTATTTTTGCTGAGCAGCATAATGTGTATATTGGTTTTTTTATTAAGTGATCTCGATAATCTTCTGTTGCGATATGGTTTACAAGTGTTCCTGTTTTTGTTGGCTTCACTTTATTCGGTATATCAGTTAGATAAAAAAATGGACATACGAGGTGTTGTTAACCGGTTTTTAAAACAAAAAAAGGATGGGCATTTATAG
- a CDS encoding DegT/DnrJ/EryC1/StrS family aminotransferase: MKIPFLDLKKLNKPYETRFKEKLESFLDSGWYILGNEVKTFESGFADYCGVKHCIGVGNGLDALTLILKAYIELGKLQKGDEVLVPANTYIASILAVLQAELVPVMVEPDLATYNINPLEIEKIQTEKTKAILAVHLYGQLADMVPINRIAEKYNLLVIEDAAQAHGATLNGKKAGNWGHAAGFSFYPGKNLGALGDAGAVTTNDPELARMLYSLRNYGSEVKYINDHIGYNSRLDEFQAGILNIKLPYADEEGAKRRAIVKRYVSEIRNPKIELPYYDFSENHVFHLFVIRTEDRTQLAAYLNEKGIGTLIHYPVPPHQQKALPQFHGLSFPISEKIHREVLSLPLNSTLTDTEVDYIIQTLNNY; the protein is encoded by the coding sequence ATGAAAATACCCTTTTTAGATTTAAAGAAACTGAACAAACCGTATGAAACGCGATTTAAAGAGAAATTAGAATCTTTTCTCGATAGCGGTTGGTATATATTAGGAAATGAAGTCAAAACGTTTGAATCCGGTTTTGCCGACTATTGTGGTGTTAAGCACTGCATCGGAGTAGGAAACGGATTGGATGCGCTGACTTTAATTCTGAAAGCGTATATTGAGTTAGGAAAATTACAAAAAGGAGATGAGGTGCTGGTGCCGGCAAATACCTATATAGCGAGTATTCTGGCGGTTTTACAGGCAGAACTTGTTCCGGTAATGGTCGAGCCGGATCTTGCAACCTATAATATCAATCCGTTGGAGATTGAAAAAATACAAACGGAAAAAACGAAGGCGATATTAGCTGTTCATTTATACGGACAATTAGCAGATATGGTTCCGATTAACCGAATAGCTGAAAAGTATAACTTATTGGTCATTGAAGATGCTGCTCAGGCACACGGAGCAACCTTAAACGGGAAAAAAGCCGGAAACTGGGGACATGCCGCAGGATTTAGCTTTTATCCGGGTAAGAATTTAGGCGCTTTGGGTGATGCAGGAGCGGTAACCACAAACGATCCGGAGCTGGCCCGAATGTTGTACTCGCTTCGAAATTACGGTTCGGAAGTAAAATATATAAATGATCATATCGGATATAATAGTCGTTTGGATGAATTTCAGGCGGGGATATTGAATATCAAATTGCCTTATGCCGATGAAGAAGGTGCCAAAAGAAGAGCGATAGTAAAACGATATGTCTCCGAAATCCGAAATCCGAAAATTGAATTACCTTATTATGATTTTTCGGAAAATCATGTTTTTCATTTGTTTGTTATCCGTACGGAAGACAGAACGCAATTAGCGGCTTATCTGAACGAAAAAGGGATTGGTACGTTAATCCATTATCCGGTTCCGCCGCATCAGCAAAAAGCATTACCGCAGTTTCACGGATTGTCATTTCCGATATCGGAAAAAATTCATCGGGAAGTATTGAGTTTGCCTTTAAATTCGACGTTAACGGACACAGAAGTGGATTATATTATCCAAACGTTAAACAACTACTAA
- a CDS encoding acyltransferase produces MGIYRRLKKIHHKLLFFSTVNWIKTLYFNFKMFPFDQAKKLPVFFYGKVKFQRLTGKVTINAPLELGMIGFGQRYEMNTVHRGTAEIKIAGTLVFNGYTQFGKDYFLYVGENAYCEFGNMNSLATNSKTICTHSIIIGNYVQTGADTQIIDTNFHPMENKITGEKYPVSEPIRIGSYIYIGNRVSIMQKTVLPDYCSVASSSLCNKDYSELEPHSIIGGLPAELRKKNVGRDWESEKEDMKRWLVVTNILKNN; encoded by the coding sequence ATGGGCATTTATAGAAGATTAAAAAAAATACATCATAAACTATTGTTCTTTAGTACGGTAAACTGGATAAAGACACTGTATTTTAATTTTAAGATGTTTCCGTTTGATCAGGCTAAAAAACTGCCGGTGTTTTTTTACGGAAAAGTGAAATTTCAAAGGCTAACGGGAAAAGTAACTATCAATGCGCCGTTAGAACTCGGAATGATCGGATTCGGACAACGTTATGAGATGAATACCGTTCATCGCGGAACCGCAGAAATAAAAATAGCCGGAACATTAGTTTTTAACGGCTATACCCAATTTGGGAAAGATTACTTTTTATATGTTGGTGAAAATGCCTATTGCGAATTTGGCAACATGAATTCATTGGCAACAAACAGTAAAACGATTTGTACCCATAGTATTATCATCGGAAATTATGTTCAGACGGGAGCCGATACGCAGATTATTGATACCAATTTTCATCCCATGGAAAATAAAATAACCGGTGAAAAATATCCGGTTTCCGAACCTATCAGAATTGGAAGTTATATTTATATCGGCAACCGCGTTTCGATAATGCAAAAAACGGTTTTACCGGATTATTGTTCGGTAGCCTCTAGCAGCCTGTGCAACAAAGATTATTCCGAATTGGAACCTCATAGTATTATAGGCGGACTTCCTGCCGAGTTAAGAAAAAAGAATGTAGGTCGCGATTGGGAAAGCGAAAAAGAAGATATGAAGCGTTGGTTGGTTGTTACAAATATTCTAAAAAACAATTAA
- a CDS encoding FemAB family protein, whose protein sequence is MEYHKDRFEDYSLLVFENDNLVAIVPANRKANELHSHGGLTYGGLLLNENRGGAFSDRLFSELIGYLKTTELVRFVIKFRPSFYTAGEFREWHNFLIRNGATLFRSDMSLAIDYQKPLQIAKSKLKRYRKPENEELDIRNEQDLSTFWTKVLEPRLAERYDAKPVHTLEEITLLQQRFPENIQQYSVYKENEILAGITLFMDKNVVKSQYGATTTDGESLRALDFLFITLILKFKEEGKYFFDMGTVSLNEGKEYNPGLLKQKEELGCEIFTQDFYSLPL, encoded by the coding sequence ATGGAATATCATAAAGATCGGTTTGAAGATTATTCCTTACTGGTCTTTGAAAATGACAATCTGGTTGCAATAGTACCGGCTAATCGAAAAGCAAATGAACTGCATTCGCACGGCGGTTTAACCTATGGCGGATTATTGCTGAACGAAAATCGGGGCGGTGCTTTTTCCGATCGTTTATTTTCTGAGTTAATCGGGTATCTTAAAACAACGGAACTGGTGCGGTTTGTTATTAAATTCCGACCGTCTTTTTATACAGCCGGCGAATTTAGAGAATGGCATAATTTTTTGATTCGCAACGGAGCTACTTTATTTCGCAGCGATATGAGTCTGGCGATTGACTATCAGAAACCGTTACAAATTGCGAAAAGTAAATTAAAACGTTACCGGAAACCGGAAAACGAAGAACTTGACATTAGAAACGAACAGGACTTGTCTACTTTCTGGACAAAAGTTCTGGAGCCGAGATTAGCTGAAAGATATGATGCAAAACCGGTGCATACTCTCGAAGAAATTACCCTTTTACAACAACGATTTCCCGAAAATATTCAACAGTATTCGGTTTATAAAGAGAACGAAATTCTTGCCGGAATTACTCTTTTTATGGATAAAAACGTCGTAAAATCGCAATACGGAGCGACAACCACTGATGGTGAAAGTTTGCGCGCTTTGGATTTTCTTTTTATCACCCTGATTTTGAAATTTAAAGAAGAGGGCAAATACTTTTTTGATATGGGAACCGTTAGCTTGAATGAAGGGAAAGAGTATAACCCCGGATTATTAAAACAAAAAGAAGAATTGGGATGCGAGATTTTTACCCAGGATTTTTATAGCTTACCATTATGA
- a CDS encoding glycosyltransferase → MKILLVGEYSRLHNSLKEGLVALGHQVVLVGSGDNFKNYAVDYSIRTSWTTRYWLPRKLKNAIYRFTGLDLEMTERAFRFYFLLPQLKGFDHIQLINSDALETHPFCSRSLYRKLFAQNPNCTPSLLICGDETPVNDYLLQDKLKYSVLTPYLKDHSLRSQFEYSLKYTYPNYRKLFNWVAAHCKTMIVSDLDYKIPMEAMDYPVTFIPNPINSETIPCCPNDNMTPIVIFLGINRLSYTKKGISYFEKALAIISEKYSTQVDIIVTENVPYDIYIHSYNKAHIVLDQIYGFDQGYNALEAMAKGKVVFTGAETEFTEHYNLKERVAVNAIPNVASLVSELAFLIENPAEIRAIGIRARDFIEKEHAYKTIAKRYLDSWKSVD, encoded by the coding sequence ATGAAAATACTTTTAGTAGGGGAATACAGCCGGCTCCACAATTCTTTAAAGGAAGGTTTGGTGGCTTTAGGACATCAGGTCGTATTGGTCGGTTCCGGTGATAATTTTAAAAATTATGCTGTCGATTATTCCATTCGAACAAGCTGGACAACTCGCTACTGGCTGCCGCGTAAACTTAAAAATGCGATTTACCGTTTTACCGGACTGGATTTGGAGATGACCGAACGTGCGTTTCGTTTTTATTTTTTGTTACCTCAACTAAAAGGTTTTGATCATATTCAATTGATCAATTCGGATGCTTTGGAAACCCATCCGTTTTGCAGTCGGTCGCTGTATCGCAAATTGTTTGCTCAAAATCCAAACTGTACTCCTTCTTTACTGATTTGCGGCGATGAAACTCCGGTAAATGATTATCTTTTACAGGACAAACTGAAATACTCGGTGCTTACTCCTTATTTAAAGGATCATTCGTTACGATCGCAATTCGAATATTCGCTGAAATATACTTATCCGAATTACCGGAAGCTTTTTAATTGGGTTGCAGCGCATTGTAAAACCATGATTGTCTCCGATCTGGACTATAAAATCCCTATGGAAGCAATGGATTATCCGGTTACTTTTATCCCGAATCCGATTAATAGTGAAACGATTCCTTGTTGTCCGAACGACAATATGACTCCTATTGTGATCTTTTTAGGCATCAACCGCTTGAGTTATACCAAAAAGGGGATTTCTTATTTTGAAAAAGCACTGGCGATCATCAGCGAAAAATATAGCACGCAAGTTGATATTATCGTTACCGAAAATGTCCCGTACGATATTTATATTCATTCCTATAATAAGGCTCATATTGTACTGGATCAGATTTATGGGTTTGATCAGGGTTATAATGCTCTGGAAGCGATGGCGAAAGGTAAGGTTGTTTTTACCGGAGCAGAAACAGAATTTACCGAACATTACAACCTGAAAGAACGCGTTGCTGTAAATGCCATTCCAAATGTTGCATCTCTTGTCTCCGAATTAGCGTTTCTGATTGAAAATCCGGCCGAAATAAGGGCTATCGGTATACGGGCGCGGGATTTTATCGAAAAAGAACATGCTTATAAAACAATTGCAAAACGGTATCTGGATTCCTGGAAATCTGTAGATTAA
- a CDS encoding gliding motility-associated C-terminal domain-containing protein has protein sequence MAQDISLFNQFNGRYDFTFIGNTLNPEENSFQLAPTIFTSSSATLNLASGNTIEKAYLYWAGSGPGDFDIKLNNTPIRPDRTFSYQRNASGIILDYFSAFKDVTDLVLQFGNGTFTVSDLDVTPYIAQHFIRRTNFAGWAIIVVYKNEALPLNQLNVYDGMQAVPDEISITLSSLNVIDNQNAKIGFLAWEGDKDILINETLRINGNILSNPPLNPENNAFNGTNSITGSDTLYNMDLDVYDIQNNIDIGDTSATIQLTSGQDFVMINAIVTKLNSQLPDASISIDHIETPCNSRTVNVDFTVYNLESTNPLPQGTRVKIYANDLLAGTYQTLTTIVIDGYETQSVTLLIPETVTSPFTLKAVVDPDNTVTEIDENNNDATVTVTFLVSPQVNPLQPIKVCNKGDGTGYYDFSTYEALVKTDPSQTVSFHESDADAHENSHPIYDTHHYFAAHSPKEIFVRVADENCYTVTSFILRTYNCPPTVYNAVSANGDGLNDTFFIKGLRTIFLNFELYIYNRWGKLVWSGDHHSDDWNGLIKDGIGNQLAPEGTYFYILKLNDPDYPDDLTGFLYLTR, from the coding sequence ATGGCACAGGACATCAGTCTTTTTAATCAATTTAACGGGCGGTATGATTTTACATTTATCGGCAATACGCTCAATCCGGAAGAGAACTCCTTTCAGCTTGCGCCTACTATTTTCACCAGTTCTTCGGCTACATTAAATCTGGCTTCCGGAAACACAATCGAAAAAGCCTATTTATACTGGGCGGGTTCCGGACCCGGTGATTTTGACATCAAACTAAACAATACCCCTATTCGTCCCGACCGAACTTTTAGCTATCAACGCAATGCCTCCGGAATCATTCTCGATTATTTTAGTGCTTTTAAAGATGTTACAGATCTCGTATTACAGTTTGGGAACGGTACATTTACAGTTTCCGATCTGGATGTTACCCCTTATATTGCACAACATTTTATAAGACGAACCAATTTTGCAGGATGGGCTATCATTGTTGTCTATAAAAATGAGGCACTTCCGCTAAACCAACTAAATGTTTATGACGGAATGCAAGCAGTTCCGGATGAAATCAGCATTACATTATCCAGTCTGAATGTAATTGATAATCAAAATGCGAAGATCGGTTTTCTGGCCTGGGAAGGCGATAAAGATATTCTGATCAACGAAACACTGCGGATTAACGGTAATATTTTGAGTAATCCGCCTTTAAATCCGGAAAACAATGCTTTTAACGGAACCAATAGTATTACCGGAAGCGATACGTTATACAACATGGATCTTGATGTTTACGACATTCAAAACAATATTGATATCGGCGATACTTCTGCTACAATTCAACTGACTTCCGGTCAGGATTTTGTGATGATCAACGCAATTGTAACCAAATTAAACAGTCAGCTACCGGACGCTTCTATAAGTATTGATCATATTGAAACGCCTTGTAATTCCCGAACTGTCAATGTTGATTTCACGGTTTACAATCTCGAAAGTACCAATCCGCTACCGCAAGGCACGCGGGTCAAAATTTACGCCAATGATCTGCTTGCAGGCACTTATCAAACACTGACCACTATTGTCATTGACGGCTATGAAACACAATCGGTCACCTTATTAATTCCGGAGACAGTAACATCACCTTTTACCTTAAAAGCTGTAGTCGATCCGGACAATACAGTAACGGAAATCGATGAAAACAATAATGACGCTACTGTTACCGTTACATTTCTTGTTTCTCCACAGGTAAATCCATTACAACCGATAAAGGTTTGCAACAAAGGAGACGGAACCGGTTATTACGATTTTTCAACTTATGAAGCACTGGTTAAAACCGATCCTTCTCAAACAGTAAGTTTTCATGAATCTGATGCAGATGCCCATGAAAACAGCCATCCGATCTACGATACACATCATTATTTTGCGGCGCATTCGCCAAAAGAGATTTTTGTCCGCGTAGCAGATGAAAACTGCTATACCGTTACGTCTTTTATTTTAAGAACCTATAATTGTCCGCCTACGGTATACAATGCGGTTTCGGCCAACGGAGACGGCCTTAATGATACTTTTTTTATTAAAGGGCTACGAACAATCTTTTTAAACTTTGAACTGTATATCTACAATCGTTGGGGCAAACTGGTATGGAGTGGTGATCATCATTCTGATGACTGGAACGGACTTATAAAAGACGGTATTGGTAACCAATTGGCACCGGAAGGCACTTATTTTTATATATTAAAGCTAAACGATCCGGATTATCCCGATGATCTGACCGGTTTTCTATATCTTACCCGTTAG